The Antarcticibacterium sp. 1MA-6-2 genome has a window encoding:
- a CDS encoding TIM barrel protein — MRSKLTQNLTFLILTLFLSVSIISCKNEEKSEIQDEQVVNANPNDSLFFKISLAQWSLSKPIMEGKIDPMDFAQKANELGFTGIEYVSQLYSRQLEEGGNTPEAMQKLLDSLKSKSEQYNVENVLIMVDGEGDLASPEEEKRNQAVENHKKWVDAAEFLGAHAIRVNLFGTNDPEEWKTAATDGLQKLSDYAAQKNINVLVENHGYLSSNAKLLTEVMESVDRKNA; from the coding sequence ATGAGATCCAAATTAACACAAAATTTAACCTTTTTAATTCTAACTCTCTTTCTCTCCGTAAGTATTATTTCGTGTAAAAATGAAGAAAAATCAGAAATCCAGGATGAGCAGGTAGTCAATGCAAATCCCAATGATAGTCTGTTTTTTAAAATTTCACTGGCACAGTGGTCACTAAGTAAACCTATAATGGAAGGGAAGATAGATCCCATGGATTTTGCACAAAAGGCCAATGAATTAGGTTTTACAGGAATTGAATACGTAAGTCAACTATACTCCCGCCAGTTGGAGGAAGGAGGAAATACTCCGGAAGCAATGCAAAAACTGCTTGACAGTCTAAAAAGTAAAAGCGAACAATATAATGTTGAGAACGTATTAATCATGGTAGACGGGGAAGGCGATCTTGCTTCTCCTGAGGAAGAAAAACGCAATCAGGCTGTAGAAAATCACAAGAAATGGGTAGATGCCGCAGAATTTTTAGGTGCTCATGCAATAAGGGTTAATCTTTTTGGAACAAATGATCCTGAGGAATGGAAAACAGCAGCTACTGACGGACTTCAGAAATTATCTGATTATGCGGCACAGAAGAACATTAATGTGCTTGTGGAGAACCACGGATATCTTTCCTCCAACGCTAAACTTCTAACCGAGGTAATGGAAAGCGTTGATCGTAAAAATGCTTAA
- a CDS encoding GyrI-like domain-containing protein: MVKTLTLWTLIVVLSFITAWYFLIKEYNYSISFKIDETPGEVYQQLLYYKYNFLEEAKYTQKTPFKQLVQQVSVNDRDLQLTWNFIRESDSSSQITARVNSIENNSFARLKSLFGQDDAKKIITEEVQQFQIALNEEKDLYEVKIEGITSSPAATCACIKFENDVKNKATDMMKNIKYLSAYIQKNELDMTARPRINVLHWDIKSNRIKFEFCFPIDPENAPEETRRIYLKNLPARKSLLAKYNGNYMYSHLAWVKLLSYAEKEKIPVLNEPLEIFNNNPEMGGDARLWETEIYLPLESL, translated from the coding sequence ATGGTAAAAACCCTTACCCTGTGGACTTTAATCGTGGTCCTCAGCTTTATTACTGCCTGGTACTTTTTAATAAAAGAATATAATTATTCTATTAGCTTCAAAATTGATGAAACTCCCGGGGAAGTATACCAGCAGCTGTTGTATTATAAATACAATTTTTTGGAAGAAGCAAAATACACCCAAAAAACTCCTTTCAAGCAACTGGTTCAGCAGGTAAGCGTAAATGATCGTGACCTACAACTCACCTGGAATTTTATAAGAGAAAGTGACTCCTCCAGCCAGATTACTGCCCGTGTTAATTCCATTGAAAACAATTCGTTTGCCAGGCTTAAGTCATTATTTGGACAGGACGATGCCAAAAAAATAATTACTGAAGAAGTACAACAATTTCAAATCGCTTTAAACGAAGAAAAAGATTTATACGAAGTAAAAATTGAAGGGATTACAAGCTCACCTGCCGCAACCTGTGCCTGTATTAAATTTGAAAATGATGTAAAAAATAAAGCCACAGATATGATGAAAAATATAAAATATCTATCTGCCTATATCCAAAAAAATGAACTTGATATGACCGCCAGGCCAAGGATAAATGTCCTTCATTGGGATATAAAAAGTAATAGGATCAAATTTGAATTCTGCTTTCCTATTGATCCTGAAAATGCACCTGAAGAAACCCGCAGGATTTATCTGAAAAACCTACCTGCAAGAAAATCTCTTTTGGCTAAATATAATGGCAACTATATGTACTCACATCTTGCCTGGGTAAAATTACTGAGTTATGCTGAAAAGGAAAAAATTCCTGTTCTAAATGAACCTTTGGAAATATTTAATAATAATCCAGAAATGGGAGGTGATGCCAGATTGTGGGAAACTGAAATTTACTTACCTCTTGAATCTCTTTAA
- a CDS encoding CRTAC1 family protein, which translates to MKRVIFYTSIIFLISCSRDKEENYLFQTPGPEATGIHFTNELTETNALNILDYLYFYNGGGIAIGDINNDGLQDIYFTANQTANKLFLNQGNLKFEDITETAGVGGESSWNTSVTMADVNGDGYLDLYVCAVVGINGLRGKNELFINNGDNTFTEKGEEYGLDYKNYSSTAAFFDYDNDGDLDMYLLNHAVHTVNTYGPAEIRNNRTAESGDKLLRNDSGKFIDVSEEAGIYGGANGYGLGLATADFNNDGFTDIYVSNDFHEDDYYYINNGDGTFFEMLKEKFSHVSRFSMGNDVADVNSDGYLDILTLDMLPEDEKILKASMSDDPVDLYNMKINRFNYHHQYTRNMLQINRGGVYFQEMGLYSGLAATDWSWSPLFGDYDLDGRQDVFIATGIPRRPNDLDYIKYVSNEQIQKKINNTNLVDQKALDMMPSGKVHNYVLRGEEFLKFSNQSGNWFPRDSIVSTGAAWGDLDNDGDLDIVTNNINQPASVYINTTAGNSAYLKIKFQYTPPNNFGFGTKAFSYHQGKMQTKQLFTARGFQSSSEPVISFGYGDVQKVDSLIIVWPDNTTEKFLNVAVNQTLILSPSSERENFLNNFPKNSPWFTKVDSLPGLDYEHKENNYIDFN; encoded by the coding sequence ATGAAACGAGTTATCTTCTATACATCGATTATATTCCTAATAAGTTGCTCCAGGGATAAAGAGGAGAATTATTTGTTTCAAACCCCGGGACCTGAGGCAACAGGAATTCATTTCACTAACGAACTTACTGAAACAAATGCGCTAAACATCCTTGACTACCTGTATTTTTATAATGGGGGCGGTATTGCAATAGGAGACATTAACAATGATGGTTTACAGGATATATATTTTACTGCCAATCAAACCGCGAACAAATTGTTTCTCAATCAGGGTAATTTAAAATTTGAAGACATAACAGAAACGGCAGGTGTTGGTGGAGAATCCTCCTGGAATACAAGCGTCACAATGGCTGACGTAAATGGGGATGGATATCTGGATTTATATGTGTGCGCAGTTGTCGGCATAAATGGGTTAAGGGGAAAGAATGAATTGTTTATAAACAATGGTGACAACACTTTTACAGAAAAGGGTGAAGAGTATGGCCTGGACTATAAAAACTATTCCTCAACTGCAGCATTTTTTGACTATGACAATGATGGGGATTTAGATATGTATCTTTTAAATCACGCTGTTCATACGGTGAACACCTACGGTCCTGCGGAAATTAGAAATAACCGAACTGCAGAGAGTGGAGATAAATTGTTGAGAAATGATTCCGGAAAATTTATAGATGTAAGTGAAGAAGCCGGAATTTACGGTGGTGCCAATGGTTATGGTCTTGGGCTCGCCACTGCAGATTTTAATAATGATGGTTTTACTGATATTTACGTGAGTAACGATTTTCACGAAGATGATTATTACTACATCAACAACGGCGACGGTACATTTTTTGAAATGCTTAAAGAAAAATTCAGTCATGTTAGCAGGTTCTCCATGGGTAATGACGTGGCAGATGTTAACAGTGATGGGTATTTGGATATACTTACTCTGGATATGCTTCCGGAAGATGAAAAAATCCTTAAAGCTTCTATGTCTGACGATCCTGTAGATTTATATAATATGAAGATCAACAGGTTTAATTATCATCACCAGTACACCCGCAATATGCTCCAGATAAACCGGGGAGGAGTTTATTTTCAGGAAATGGGTCTTTATAGTGGGCTTGCAGCTACTGACTGGAGCTGGAGCCCTCTTTTTGGAGATTATGATTTGGACGGTAGACAGGATGTATTTATTGCTACAGGTATTCCCAGAAGGCCTAATGACCTGGATTATATAAAATATGTGTCTAATGAGCAGATACAGAAGAAAATTAATAATACCAACCTGGTAGACCAAAAAGCATTGGATATGATGCCTTCAGGAAAGGTGCATAACTATGTTTTGCGTGGTGAGGAATTTCTAAAATTTTCAAACCAATCCGGCAACTGGTTTCCACGGGACTCCATCGTCTCTACAGGAGCTGCCTGGGGAGATCTGGACAATGACGGTGACCTCGATATCGTCACAAATAATATAAATCAACCTGCAAGCGTATATATTAACACAACAGCGGGAAATTCAGCTTATTTAAAGATAAAATTTCAATATACACCACCTAATAATTTTGGTTTTGGAACAAAAGCTTTTTCTTACCACCAGGGGAAAATGCAAACAAAACAATTATTCACAGCCCGTGGGTTCCAGTCATCCTCTGAACCTGTTATAAGTTTTGGTTATGGAGATGTACAAAAGGTGGATTCTTTAATAATAGTTTGGCCTGACAATACAACTGAAAAATTTCTAAATGTCGCGGTAAATCAAACCCTTATTTTATCTCCTTCTTCGGAAAGAGAAAATTTCCTGAATAATTTTCCGAAGAATTCACCCTGGTTTACTAAAGTAGATTCTCTTCCGGGACTCGATTACGAGCATAAGGAGAATAATTATATTGACTTTAACTAA
- a CDS encoding gluconate 2-dehydrogenase subunit 3 family protein, producing MNRRQALKNIGLGAGIMVVGPSTLSLLQSCKNDPTYDWEPSFLSAANGFALKNILEVILPTTDTPGAGDLNLAQFIDSYMNEVAHEERQKVFKQGAEDFSAAFKNEFDKELGEGTPEEYEKLVARFLTSSEDKEEANMRNTETQDPMDNDPADKLTFTKGSRSYVNNVRDMGIWAWKTSEQVGENVLWYDPIPGQYIACGPLEELSNGRAMSL from the coding sequence ATGAATAGAAGACAAGCATTAAAAAATATAGGATTAGGTGCGGGAATAATGGTAGTAGGCCCTTCAACTTTGAGTTTACTTCAAAGTTGCAAGAATGATCCCACTTATGATTGGGAACCAAGCTTTTTGAGTGCTGCAAATGGATTTGCACTAAAAAATATTTTGGAAGTCATTTTGCCAACAACAGATACTCCTGGTGCCGGAGACCTTAATCTGGCTCAGTTTATTGATTCCTATATGAACGAAGTGGCACACGAGGAAAGGCAGAAGGTTTTTAAACAGGGAGCTGAAGATTTTTCAGCTGCTTTTAAAAATGAATTTGATAAGGAATTAGGAGAAGGAACTCCTGAAGAATACGAAAAGTTGGTTGCAAGGTTTCTCACTTCTTCAGAAGACAAAGAGGAAGCTAATATGCGAAATACCGAAACTCAGGATCCTATGGATAATGATCCGGCAGATAAACTAACGTTTACTAAAGGATCAAGATCCTATGTTAATAATGTTAGAGACATGGGAATATGGGCCTGGAAAACCAGCGAACAGGTTGGGGAAAACGTATTATGGTATGATCCAATCCCTGGGCAATACATTGCCTGCGGCCCTCTTGAAGAACTAAGTAACGGGAGAGCAATGTCTTTATAA
- a CDS encoding VCBS repeat-containing protein: MTLTKQKLIPYQVSDRGPAVEVSDLNNDGMDDIFFGGSKHQPAKIFYQTQKGFFEREIKAFKQDSVSEDISVIAEDFNKDGSTDLFVVSGGGEFSGESSPLQDRLYIGKNGTFEKTELPSYFENGSIVKAADFDKDGDVDLFVGGAAVPNDFGRIPQSFLLINNNGRFTIADNDNVKTSGMVTDAEWTDFDGDGWIDLIVIGEWMSPKFFRNNRGNLEDVTSDYLMEELRGLWQTIIPFDINGDGNMDYLLGNWGLNSKFSATKEFPLKMYYSDFDGNGSTETITTYAREGKYYTVAGLDELVGQLSYLRKKFPSYKDFAGKSIEDIFDKAQLNKSNLLEVNTLSSGYLLNFGEKYTFKPFKENLQVAPITSFLAGDFNNDGKEEVLIGGNYFGVTPYHGRLSSLAGNVIVNEKTTIEGNALGLNFTQKAVRNLKLINFQGAKYLMVIINNDTPQFYKLDN, translated from the coding sequence TTGACTTTAACTAAGCAGAAGCTTATACCATACCAAGTTTCTGACAGAGGCCCGGCTGTGGAAGTTAGTGATCTTAATAACGATGGCATGGATGATATCTTCTTTGGAGGCTCCAAACATCAGCCAGCGAAGATTTTTTATCAAACCCAAAAAGGTTTTTTTGAAAGAGAAATTAAAGCTTTTAAACAGGATTCAGTTTCAGAAGATATTTCAGTCATTGCAGAAGATTTCAACAAAGATGGATCTACAGATCTTTTTGTCGTCTCTGGTGGAGGAGAATTTTCTGGAGAGAGTAGTCCTTTACAGGACCGATTGTACATAGGAAAAAATGGAACTTTTGAAAAAACAGAGCTTCCCTCCTATTTCGAAAATGGCTCCATAGTTAAGGCTGCAGATTTTGACAAGGATGGCGATGTAGATCTTTTTGTTGGAGGTGCCGCAGTTCCCAATGACTTCGGGCGTATTCCCCAATCTTTTCTTTTGATCAACAATAACGGCAGATTTACCATTGCGGATAATGATAACGTGAAAACATCTGGTATGGTAACAGATGCGGAATGGACTGATTTCGATGGAGACGGCTGGATTGATCTTATAGTAATAGGAGAATGGATGTCTCCAAAATTCTTCAGAAACAACAGGGGAAATCTTGAAGATGTAACTTCAGACTATTTAATGGAGGAATTAAGAGGCCTCTGGCAAACCATTATTCCTTTTGATATAAATGGTGATGGAAATATGGATTATCTACTTGGCAACTGGGGGTTAAATTCCAAATTTAGTGCAACTAAGGAATTTCCGTTAAAGATGTACTATTCCGATTTTGACGGGAATGGAAGTACAGAAACTATAACCACTTATGCAAGGGAGGGAAAGTATTATACGGTCGCGGGATTGGATGAACTGGTGGGTCAATTATCTTACCTCAGAAAAAAATTTCCTTCCTATAAAGATTTTGCAGGAAAATCTATTGAGGATATTTTCGATAAAGCACAGCTAAATAAATCAAACTTACTGGAAGTGAACACCTTATCTTCCGGATATTTGCTTAATTTCGGTGAAAAGTATACTTTTAAACCTTTTAAAGAGAACCTGCAGGTGGCCCCAATTACCTCCTTCCTGGCTGGAGATTTTAATAATGATGGAAAGGAAGAAGTGCTTATTGGTGGTAACTATTTTGGGGTCACGCCATATCACGGTAGGCTTAGTAGTTTGGCAGGAAACGTTATAGTAAATGAAAAAACAACTATTGAAGGAAATGCATTAGGATTAAATTTCACTCAAAAAGCAGTGAGGAATCTTAAATTAATTAATTTTCAGGGAGCCAAATATCTTATGGTTATCATAAACAATGACACTCCACAATTCTATAAGCTGGATAACTAA
- a CDS encoding Gfo/Idh/MocA family protein, with translation MSNKIRLGILGGGGDSLIGVLHRVASVMYDQFELIGGVFNIELEQSISFAKEIGIRTNRVYKDLATLIQEESALPENERMQVISILTPNFLHFPMAKQLLEGGFNVICEKPLTTTYKEAKVLEEALRKSKTVFAVTYTYTGYPMVRQMREMISNGLIGKIQKVDVQYYQGWINSIIHDETKRKNAWRLDPEKSGISCCVGDIGTHAFDMIEFLTGLEIKEILADLNYLYEDNRMDIDGTILLRFSEFVKGIIRTSQIATGEENNFSVSIYGEKAALKWEQENPNYLYLLEEGKPLKVLKPGHTYNSKLSLDGTKLPPGHPEGIFDSMGNIYKGVAKAIKGEEYHPAEFPTMKDGIRGMNFIEKAVESHQNGNVWVKIDE, from the coding sequence ATGAGTAATAAAATAAGATTAGGTATTCTGGGCGGTGGTGGAGATTCCCTTATAGGTGTTCTCCACCGTGTTGCCTCTGTTATGTACGACCAATTCGAACTGATAGGTGGAGTCTTTAATATAGAACTGGAACAAAGTATTTCCTTCGCAAAGGAAATAGGAATAAGAACAAACAGGGTTTATAAAGATCTCGCTACTTTAATACAAGAGGAGTCTGCCCTTCCTGAAAATGAGAGAATGCAGGTGATTTCCATACTTACGCCTAATTTTCTCCACTTTCCCATGGCCAAGCAATTATTGGAAGGGGGCTTCAATGTAATTTGCGAAAAACCCCTTACTACCACTTACAAAGAAGCTAAGGTTCTTGAAGAAGCACTTCGGAAATCAAAAACAGTTTTTGCTGTTACCTATACTTATACAGGGTACCCTATGGTAAGGCAAATGAGAGAAATGATCTCTAACGGGCTTATTGGAAAAATCCAGAAGGTGGATGTACAATATTACCAGGGTTGGATCAATTCAATAATTCACGATGAAACTAAAAGAAAGAATGCCTGGAGACTTGATCCGGAAAAATCGGGGATAAGCTGTTGCGTAGGTGATATTGGAACTCATGCTTTTGATATGATTGAGTTCCTTACAGGTTTGGAAATAAAAGAAATTTTAGCTGACCTTAATTATCTCTACGAGGATAATAGAATGGACATTGATGGCACTATTCTACTTAGATTTTCAGAATTTGTCAAAGGCATTATCCGAACTAGCCAGATTGCTACTGGTGAGGAAAATAATTTTTCAGTAAGTATCTATGGAGAAAAAGCAGCATTAAAATGGGAACAGGAAAATCCTAATTATTTATATTTACTTGAAGAAGGCAAACCTTTAAAAGTATTAAAACCTGGTCACACCTATAATAGCAAGCTATCCCTTGACGGCACAAAATTACCTCCGGGACATCCTGAAGGTATATTTGATTCAATGGGAAATATTTATAAAGGAGTAGCCAAAGCTATTAAAGGAGAAGAATATCATCCTGCAGAATTTCCTACTATGAAGGATGGAATAAGAGGTATGAACTTCATTGAAAAGGCCGTAGAATCTCACCAAAATGGAAATGTTTGGGTTAAAATCGACGAATAA